CCATCACCCCCGGGCCGGCACCGGTCATCACCGTGAAGCCGGCCTGCGCCAAGGTCTGACCGACCTGCCGCGCCAGCTCGTAATGGGGATGGCCTTCGCGAAAGCGGGCCGAGCCGAAGACGGTGACGCAAGGCCCCAGAAAGTGAAAATGCCGAAAGCCGCGAATGAACTCGCGGAAGATGCGCCACGCCCGCCCCAGCTCCTCGCGACGAGCCAGCGGGCCGGAAAGAAAGCGTGATCCACTGCGCCGATCCATGGCTACAGTCTACCGCCTCGCGGCACACCATGGCGCCGGCCTCAACTGGCGGCGCGGCGAACGTCGAGCCAGGTCTTGACGAGGGTCGCGACCACGATCACCGTCCCGCCCACCAACGAGCCGGCGGCGGGCACCTCGCCATGCAGCATCCAGGCCCACAGCGGGCTGAGCACCGGCTCGACGAGCAACAGCAGCGAAGCTTCGAGGGCCGGCACGTGGCGCATGCTCGAGCTCAGCAGCACATAGGCGACGCCGATCTGAAAGATCCCCAGATAGAGCACCGTCCACCAGTCTCCGGCGGTCGCCCCGGTCACCGCGCTGCCGAGGAAGGGCAGGCAAAAGAGAAAGGCGAACAGATTGCCCTGGAAAGCCGCCTGGCCGGCGAGGTTGCGGCGCCGACCGAGGGCTCGCATGCCGACCACGGTGATCGCCCAGGTGACCCCGGCGGCGGCCCCCAGCAGATTGCCGAGCGGCGGATTCGGTGCCGTCACCATCGCTCCTTCGTCGCCGACGAAAAACAGTCCCATGCCCAGCGCCAAGGCCAGCATGTAGACCAGGTCGCGCCGGTGGACACGCTCGTCGAGCAGCCAAGGGCCGAGGAGCAGGATGTAGAGCGGTGCCGTCGACTGCAGGAAGATGGTGTTGGCGGCGGTGGTCAGCTTGTTGGCGAGGACGAACAGGATCATGGTGGCGGCATAGCTGATGCCGATCGCCACCGAGGCCCAGGACCAACGCCGGCGCGCCGCCGGCAGGGCAAACAGCAGCACCAGGGCGGCGATTCCACTGCGCAGACCGGCCACCTGCCAGCCGCTGAGGGTGATCGCTTTGACCGCCGCACCGCCGGTCGAAAACAGCGCCGCGGCAACCAGCAGCTTGGCCCGGGAAGCGAACATGACGGGGAGTCTACTGCGGCCGCTGAGGGGGCGATCGTCGTGCTAACCTGCCGGCCTCATGAGCCAGCCCCCGCAGCTCTGGGCCGAAAGCA
This Acidobacteriota bacterium DNA region includes the following protein-coding sequences:
- a CDS encoding DMT family transporter, with the translated sequence MFASRAKLLVAAALFSTGGAAVKAITLSGWQVAGLRSGIAALVLLFALPAARRRWSWASVAIGISYAATMILFVLANKLTTAANTIFLQSTAPLYILLLGPWLLDERVHRRDLVYMLALALGMGLFFVGDEGAMVTAPNPPLGNLLGAAAGVTWAITVVGMRALGRRRNLAGQAAFQGNLFAFLFCLPFLGSAVTGATAGDWWTVLYLGIFQIGVAYVLLSSSMRHVPALEASLLLLVEPVLSPLWAWMLHGEVPAAGSLVGGTVIVVATLVKTWLDVRRAAS